ATCTTGTGAAGTATGAAGCACAGCGCCGAGTAATTCACAGGATTCCTTCGGAATGACAAGATGATGTTCTTATGCAAATCAAGGAGCTGTGTGCTTGATAAAAACTTCACCGAAAGTCAAGGCGAGTGCGAGTAGACAAAATATGCCTGTCAATCTCAACGAATTGCAGTTTGACCCGCGCGGCCTCCTTCCCGCCATCGTTCAGCACGCGGAAACCGGCGAGGTGTTGACGCTTGCTTACATGAATCGTGAAAGCTTGCAGCAGTGTCTTGACACCGGCGAAACTTGGTTTTTCAGCCGCAGCCGCCAGCAACTGTGGCACAAAGGCGAAACCTCTGGCAACGTACAGCACATTGTGTCAATCAAATTCGATTGTGATGCTGACGCGCTGCTGGTGCAGGTGATTCCTGCCGGACCGGCATGCCACACCGGCGAGCGTACGTGTTTTTATCGCGCGCTGAATGAAGAAAACGAAGCAACCTCGTCTCTGCCGCAGATTCTTGCGGAACTGCAAGAAGTGATTCAGCAGCGCCAGCGTAAGATGCCGGAAGGTTCCTACACCACGACGTTATTTAATAAAGGCGTGAAAAAAATCGCACAGAAAGTGGGGGAAGAAGCGCTGGAAGTGGCGCTGGCAAGCGTGAATGAACCGGATGAACGGTTGGCTTCTGAAACTGCGGATTTGCTATATCATCTGCTGGTGTTGCTGGCCGCCAGGAACATTTCTTTGGGGGAAGTTGCGAAGGAACTAACCCGGCGCAGAAAATAATAACCACGGCGTGAGCGGATTTTCATTGACAGCCGCTGCAAAAGGTTCTGTG
This Cytophagia bacterium CHB2 DNA region includes the following protein-coding sequences:
- a CDS encoding bifunctional phosphoribosyl-AMP cyclohydrolase/phosphoribosyl-ATP diphosphatase HisIE, translated to MPVNLNELQFDPRGLLPAIVQHAETGEVLTLAYMNRESLQQCLDTGETWFFSRSRQQLWHKGETSGNVQHIVSIKFDCDADALLVQVIPAGPACHTGERTCFYRALNEENEATSSLPQILAELQEVIQQRQRKMPEGSYTTTLFNKGVKKIAQKVGEEALEVALASVNEPDERLASETADLLYHLLVLLAARNISLGEVAKELTRRRK